One Fibrobacter sp. genomic window, CTGCGAAAAGAGATTGGATAAATAGACAATCATAAAATATTATACTAAATTGGGTCAAACTCGGAGGGTTGCCAGAGTGGTCGATTGGGCCGGTCTCGAAATCCGGAGTCTGTCACAGGACCGAGGGTTCGAATCCCTCACCCTCCTTGAAAAAAGATGGAACCCCTTGTGGGTTCCATCTTTTTTCATAGATGAATATCGAACCCTCGAATAAGAGGGTTCGCTTAACTGCGCGAGAGCGAAGCGAACACAGCGCAGTTAAGGATTCGGCGAAGCCGAACCTGGAAGGCTACGACCGAAACGAAGTGAAGGAGTAGTCCCATCCTTCACCCTCCTTTGAAACACTAAACGCACCCTTTGGGGTGCGTTTAGTGCTTTATAGATGTATGAGTTCGCGATCTCTAGGAACATTTAAACGAGTCGCGGCATTCAAATCTTTACAAAAAACTTACGAGAGACTATATTTGGACTAAATGAATATAGTCGCATGTAATGGATTGAAGTTTGTGGAGGCCGCCCCGGTCTCTTTTGCTGGCTGTGCCTCCGCCGTGCAGGTCCGCAAGTCCGTTACCCCCCCCCTATGTAACTAGAAGTTTACTTTCGGATGTTTTTTATAAGCCCGTGGCCTATGCCATGCGGCTTTTTTTCGTTTTTAAACAATAACAAGGAGAAACAATGAAACTCTCAATAATCAAAAAAATGGCCTTGCTGCTGGTAGGGTTAGCCACCGTGCAGGGGTATGCTCAATTTTACTACGATCCTAAGGGTCGTTCGGTTGACGATATTTATTCAGAAAACTCGAACTCGTGTGGATATGAAATTGGGATATATGGATGCTACACCCCTCCAGGAGAAGATTTTATCCGTTATACAGAAATGGTCCAACCCGAGCTTTACGCGGGAACAATTTCATCAATATCTTATGACGAAAAAAGAAAAATTTTGTCATTTGTTGATACGAAGAAATTTGTGAAACCCGTAAAAAGATTGTATGGGTTGGCTGTTTTTGGTGCGACCGACGAATCTAATTTTTACAAGCAAGAAAACCATGTTCAAGTTTTATGGTTGCCTGTTGATCCAAATGGTGAAAGATTTGTTCAAGCTTCTAAACAAACCCAATCCATAAAAGCTGCTAACTTACCGTATGTTCTGAATTATGGATATATGGATGGTGGTGATGTAACAAAATGCTATCAAGGTAAATCTTTGAGTTGTCAAATGAAAAGCACTCTTCTATCAGATAGATACGTTTTTATCAAGGAAACTGCGGGCGGCGAAACCGTTGAGTTAGATTTGACCCGTATTTTAGAGGATGTTTCTGGCTCAGGCTATCCTGATGTTGTTGTTGCGTTTCGTCGCATTGAATACCAAGATCCCCTGACTGAAGATTATGAGATTTATCCAGAAGAGGTGGCTGCAAAAACAACGACAAATTTGGACATAGTAACTTACCAGTACAATGTAAAAATTCCGGTTCCTCAAATTTATACAATCACATTCCTTGGCTATGATGGAAAGCCGATGAACTCAAAAGTGGTCTTTGCGGGAGACGTTCCCGAAGCCCCGTCTTTAACAGTCAAAGAAGATTCTGAAGAATTCCGTTACTTCGCAAAGTGGACCCCGGAAATTGTTCCCGTTACCGAAGATGCAACATACAAGGCTGTTCTGGATAGCGTAAAGAAGGATTTCAATGTGTACCTGGCTGCAGATTACGAGGCCGGTGGCGACATTTCCTTGTCTGTTGAAAATAAGACGTCCTGCGTAAGCGTCACCAAGAAATCCTTGGATGGTTTTAGCTATAGTTCAAATTCTGCGGTTAAGTTAAGTGGCGGTGCTCATACCTTGCTTTTTGACGTCACATTGAATACCAACGGAGACTGCGCAAATGATGAATTGGCCAAGACCATTAAGTGGACTTGCGCAGACGAATCTGAGCTTCATTTTGATGGATGTACCGCTATCCCTGTTTATGTAAATGGCGTCAAGAATGAACGTATGCTCCTTTCTGAACATAACGATGGCGTTTACAACAACGGTTTTGAATATGAGTTTGATGTGGAAGTTGCTGACGAAAAACTTCCCACGATTCAGTTGGCTGCAACCTATGCCGTAGGTGGCGATGTGGAACTTGTTTCGACAAATGCCGCTTCTTGCGTGACTATCACAAAACGTTACCTCAATGCAAACTGCGATTCCTATGATGAAGATGGACTTTGCCTGGCAAGCGAAATGCTCTACAAGTATAGTAAGGGCTCTTGGATGCTTGACCAGGGCCCTCAGGATTGGCCGATTGGTGCCGGCGATGTCAATTTGAAGGTTGATAAATCCTATCAGTTGGAATATGGTCTGAATTTTAAGCCGGCTAATTGTA contains:
- a CDS encoding InlB B-repeat-containing protein; the encoded protein is MKSTLLSDRYVFIKETAGGETVELDLTRILEDVSGSGYPDVVVAFRRIEYQDPLTEDYEIYPEEVAAKTTTNLDIVTYQYNVKIPVPQIYTITFLGYDGKPMNSKVVFAGDVPEAPSLTVKEDSEEFRYFAKWTPEIVPVTEDATYKAVLDSVKKDFNVYLAADYEAGGDISLSVENKTSCVSVTKKSLDGFSYSSNSAVKLSGGAHTLLFDVTLNTNGDCANDELAKTIKWTCADESELHFDGCTAIPVYVNGVKNERMLLSEHNDGVYNNGFEYEFDVEVADEKLPTIQLAATYAVGGDVELVSTNAASCVTITKRYLNANCDSYDEDGLCLASEMLYKYSKGSWMLDQGPQDWPIGAGDVNLKVDKSYQLEYGLNFKPANCTEKEFVESLALVSDKTNLPIYINGSLIGTVLTYSPYFNFTLKSQYTITFFDDKGVQVGDVVTVASGMAVDTPAEPAKREGYTFAGWFQKDAETAYDFSAAVNEDLELYGKWTINKYEIAVAANDSKMGSVKGAGTYEYGTEVELVATAAEGYKFSNWEDDVKASATRKVKVTAAASYKANFEKIAESSSSEAATKSSSSRNDTESSSSSAKDDKSSSSTKHKSSSSKTDAVVAAAAVPQFSLSVAGRNVQIAGARIGSAYAVLDMQGRVLATGRTASASMEIAVPRAGSYMVRVGSQTKRVNVK